One genomic region from Haloarcula taiwanensis encodes:
- a CDS encoding TIGR00725 family protein: protein MRVSVIGGSTVTDEQYQQAREVGRQLGEHGHDIVCGGLTGVMEAACHGASEAGGHTIGILPSERRAAANDYVETAIATGLGNARNVLVVMNGAAVVAVDGGPGTLSELGHALDMGRPVAGLGTHRLDGGDAIEHVDTPAEAVEYVESAVQ, encoded by the coding sequence ATGCGCGTCTCGGTCATCGGCGGCTCGACAGTTACCGACGAACAGTATCAGCAGGCACGCGAGGTCGGACGACAACTCGGTGAGCACGGCCACGACATCGTCTGTGGCGGCCTCACCGGTGTAATGGAGGCAGCCTGTCACGGCGCGAGCGAGGCCGGCGGCCACACTATCGGCATCCTGCCCAGTGAGCGCCGGGCCGCCGCAAACGACTACGTCGAGACGGCCATCGCCACGGGACTCGGAAACGCCCGCAACGTCCTCGTCGTGATGAACGGCGCGGCAGTCGTCGCCGTCGACGGCGGCCCCGGGACGCTCTCGGAACTCGGCCACGCGCTTGATATGGGTCGACCGGTCGCCGGGCTCGGAACCCACCGCCTCGACGGCGGCGACGCAATCGAACACGTCGACACGCCCGCCGAAGCCGTCGAGTACGTCGAGTCGGCCGTGCAGTAG